In the genome of bacterium, one region contains:
- a CDS encoding S9 family peptidase translates to MAQRKRFIQAEDLYDFELISGNQLSPDGRWVVYSKLRVDRRTEKKYSNLWLVSTERGTPMQFTHGNQSDSTPRWSPDGKYIAFISNRGNERQPQIYIMPLTGGEARQCTNLEGAIGSFEWSPDGKSFALMFRKKDTEIAELEKDERKKKLGIVARHFTRVFFKDNDEGFLPKEHWHIWTVDAKTGKAQQLTEGDFYDEFSPQFFQDSRRIIFCSNRSKDPDFDIDAIDLYTISARGGKLNKIPTPYGFKTSPVFSPDGKWIAYVGKEGRGQWWKQTRMWVVASDGNGKARSLTARHDFNVSAWTINDMGHIEQSPPSWSPDSRKLYFQVAHHGSTLLRSVDLSGRVEDIINWQGVVGAFQFDRSGEKLSFFFGNMFDPGQLWFKDSKKDKPRKLTNVNKKILGTTNFGKVEEVWFRDADNTMDLQGWIIHPPDFDPKKKYPSILEIHGGPRVPYGNFMMHEFFFLAAQGYVVYFSNPRGGQGYGEKHSKAIWNDWGNKDYLDIMKWADIVSKRPYIDRKKMGVTGGSYGGYMTNWIIGHTDRFAAAVTQRSVSNLISMWGSSDGNWVFELEFGEKPPFENFKNYWRQSPIAYIGKAKTPTLVIHSENDFRCDTEQGEQVFVALKRLGVPAEMVRFPDETHELSRSGRTDRRIARLNHILRWFEIYLKGRKEHPKDSAAKPKKK, encoded by the coding sequence AAGAGGGACGCCGATGCAGTTCACGCACGGCAATCAATCGGACAGCACACCAAGATGGTCGCCGGATGGGAAATACATAGCCTTTATTTCCAACCGAGGTAACGAAAGACAGCCTCAGATATATATAATGCCTCTCACTGGAGGCGAGGCTCGTCAGTGTACGAACCTTGAAGGCGCTATTGGTTCATTCGAATGGTCGCCCGACGGTAAGTCGTTCGCGCTTATGTTCCGCAAGAAGGACACAGAGATTGCCGAGCTTGAGAAGGACGAGCGCAAGAAGAAACTGGGCATCGTCGCCCGACATTTCACAAGGGTTTTCTTCAAGGATAATGACGAAGGCTTTCTTCCTAAGGAACACTGGCACATCTGGACAGTTGACGCGAAAACCGGTAAAGCGCAGCAGCTTACCGAAGGTGATTTCTACGACGAATTCTCGCCTCAATTTTTTCAAGACTCAAGACGTATCATCTTCTGTTCAAACCGTTCAAAGGATCCTGATTTCGACATTGACGCTATTGACCTCTACACGATATCTGCAAGAGGCGGAAAACTCAATAAGATCCCTACGCCTTACGGATTCAAGACTTCTCCTGTTTTTTCTCCGGATGGAAAATGGATAGCTTATGTGGGCAAGGAAGGACGCGGTCAGTGGTGGAAGCAAACCCGCATGTGGGTGGTTGCATCCGACGGAAATGGCAAGGCGCGTTCACTTACCGCAAGACACGATTTCAACGTTTCTGCATGGACAATTAACGACATGGGCCACATAGAACAGTCGCCGCCTTCGTGGTCTCCTGATTCCCGAAAATTATATTTCCAGGTCGCCCACCACGGCTCGACGCTTCTTAGATCCGTTGATCTATCGGGTAGAGTCGAGGATATAATAAATTGGCAGGGCGTCGTAGGCGCATTCCAGTTCGACAGAAGCGGGGAGAAACTCTCTTTCTTTTTTGGTAACATGTTCGATCCAGGGCAGCTCTGGTTCAAGGATTCGAAGAAAGATAAACCAAGAAAACTAACAAATGTCAATAAGAAAATACTGGGAACAACCAATTTCGGCAAAGTAGAGGAAGTTTGGTTCCGCGACGCCGATAACACCATGGACCTCCAGGGCTGGATTATCCACCCGCCCGATTTCGACCCCAAAAAGAAGTATCCCTCCATCCTGGAGATTCACGGCGGGCCCAGAGTGCCTTATGGAAATTTCATGATGCACGAGTTCTTCTTCCTTGCGGCGCAGGGCTACGTTGTCTACTTTTCAAACCCGCGCGGCGGTCAGGGCTATGGAGAGAAACACTCGAAGGCTATATGGAACGACTGGGGGAACAAGGATTATCTTGATATTATGAAGTGGGCTGACATCGTGTCCAAGAGACCTTATATCGACCGTAAGAAGATGGGGGTTACCGGCGGTTCATACGGCGGATATATGACCAACTGGATTATCGGTCATACCGACCGCTTTGCTGCAGCTGTTACCCAGCGCTCAGTGTCAAACCTTATATCAATGTGGGGATCTTCTGACGGCAACTGGGTTTTCGAGCTGGAATTCGGTGAAAAACCGCCTTTCGAAAATTTCAAAAACTACTGGCGACAATCTCCGATAGCCTATATTGGAAAAGCCAAAACTCCCACACTGGTCATTCACTCTGAAAATGACTTCCGCTGTGATACTGAGCAAGGAGAGCAGGTTTTTGTCGCCTTGAAACGACTTGGTGTTCCTGCGGAGATGGTGCGTTTCCCTGATGAGACGCACGAGCTTTCAAGGTCCGGTCGAACCGACCGCAGAATTGCCAGACTCAACCACATACTTCGATGGTTTGAAATCTACTTGAAAGGCAGGAAAGAACACCCAAAAGATTCTGCGGCTAAGCCAAAGAAAAAGTAG
- a CDS encoding DUF2156 domain-containing protein — translation MYPEFPAFKPLNIEDREFISSLLKDYKPVTSELSFTNFYIWRENYKFQWSVYSGNLLISARSESGELYGFPPVGFGPKTEAVLMFFRWMQELGIENPRIERADLRLVDELRDSPLFEISPQRHHFDYVYLREALATLPGNKYHSKKNHINAFKKNYEFRFEQLGLRHIKSCLDMAETWCTLRRCEDDLSLMEEWNAVREALMNYENLNLVGGVITIDGKVEAFSLGEFLNESTVVVHIEKANAEIRGLYALINQQCAEHVWGNALFINREQDLGDDGLRQAKLSYHPEKLIEKYSIKMA, via the coding sequence ATGTATCCGGAATTTCCAGCATTCAAGCCGTTGAATATCGAGGATCGTGAATTCATATCCTCGTTATTAAAGGATTATAAACCTGTTACTTCCGAGCTAAGCTTTACGAACTTTTATATCTGGAGAGAGAATTATAAATTTCAATGGTCAGTATATTCCGGCAACCTCCTTATATCAGCCAGATCAGAATCCGGAGAGCTTTACGGATTTCCGCCTGTCGGTTTCGGACCAAAAACAGAAGCCGTACTCATGTTCTTCAGATGGATGCAGGAGTTGGGAATAGAAAACCCGCGAATTGAGAGAGCGGACTTACGCCTGGTTGACGAACTCAGGGATTCGCCTCTTTTCGAGATCTCGCCGCAACGCCATCATTTTGATTACGTCTATCTTCGGGAGGCGCTGGCAACGCTTCCCGGGAACAAATACCACTCGAAGAAGAATCATATTAACGCTTTCAAGAAGAACTACGAATTTCGCTTTGAGCAACTTGGCTTACGCCATATCAAATCCTGCCTTGATATGGCAGAAACCTGGTGTACGCTAAGACGGTGCGAGGACGATCTGAGTCTTATGGAAGAATGGAATGCCGTTCGCGAAGCTCTCATGAATTACGAAAACTTAAATCTAGTAGGCGGTGTAATCACAATAGATGGAAAGGTTGAAGCCTTTTCTCTTGGAGAGTTTTTGAACGAAAGTACTGTGGTCGTGCACATTGAGAAAGCGAATGCGGAGATTAGAGGTCTTTATGCACTCATCAATCAGCAGTGCGCGGAACATGTCTGGGGAAACGCTTTGTTTATCAATCGGGAACAGGATTTAGGGGATGATGGTCTAAGGCAGGCAAAGCTTTCGTATCATCCGGAAAAGCTTATTGAGAAATATTCAATAAAAATGGCATGA
- a CDS encoding glutaredoxin family protein, with protein sequence MDIKHIEGEKKSKILLYALSTCGWCRKTKTILNELGIEYYYIDVDLLSPDEKDKVTEEVKKYNPACTFPTIVINDGERSIRGFKEDEIRQLADR encoded by the coding sequence ATGGATATTAAACATATAGAAGGAGAAAAAAAGAGCAAGATACTCCTTTACGCTCTTAGTACTTGCGGCTGGTGCAGAAAAACAAAAACCATCCTTAACGAGCTTGGTATCGAGTATTATTACATAGATGTTGATCTTCTCTCACCAGATGAGAAAGATAAGGTTACCGAAGAAGTAAAGAAGTATAATCCTGCGTGCACTTTCCCGACAATCGTTATCAACGACGGAGAGCGTTCCATAAGAGGTTTCAAGGAAGATGAAATAAGACAATTGGCGGATAGATGA
- a CDS encoding ferredoxin:glutaredoxin reductase — MNATNRVTQDNIVKIYERLNREAEEGGYHLNPDIEFTKMLVEGLITNEIRYGYWNCPCRLATGIKEEDVDIICPCDYRDADLSEYGSCYCALYVTSSILKGEKKPESIPERRPAREERQQFKKPKTGDNLSQISLSKPVWRCKVCGYLCARDEPPEVCPICKAKKERFERFI, encoded by the coding sequence ATGAACGCCACCAACAGGGTTACGCAAGATAATATAGTCAAGATTTACGAAAGACTCAACCGGGAAGCGGAGGAGGGGGGATACCATCTCAATCCGGATATTGAATTCACAAAGATGCTTGTAGAAGGTCTCATAACTAACGAAATTCGTTATGGTTACTGGAACTGCCCGTGCAGGTTGGCCACCGGCATTAAAGAAGAAGACGTTGATATAATATGTCCGTGTGATTACAGGGACGCTGATCTTAGTGAATACGGCTCCTGCTATTGCGCGCTTTACGTTACCAGCTCAATCCTTAAGGGCGAGAAAAAGCCCGAGTCCATACCGGAACGCAGGCCGGCAAGGGAGGAACGCCAGCAATTCAAGAAACCAAAGACCGGCGACAATCTTTCGCAGATTTCCTTGTCCAAACCAGTCTGGCGCTGCAAGGTGTGCGGCTACCTTTGCGCTCGCGACGAGCCGCCAGAGGTTTGTCCCATCTGCAAGGCAAAAAAAGAGCGTTTCGAGAGATTCATTTAG
- a CDS encoding class I SAM-dependent methyltransferase: protein MENNNKRRPQKKSPVSRLYDNPLYYEIAFSFRDIAKEVDVFEECIRQYSQVPVKSILELACGQAPHLGEITKRRYRYTGIDISSKMLDFARKRILQNMKAELVEADILDFSLDRKFDFVFILLGSLYVRSSEDIDSHFDCVGRILRKGGLYFLDWCVEFDPVASKNTEDTWVIEHDGIKVKTCVSYEPLSNVEQTFIETISLDVSDKGKRLVFEDKSVRRVIYPGEFLRIIEARKDFEFIGWWNNWDFEYPLRAWPSSIPISRPITLIRRK, encoded by the coding sequence ATGGAGAACAACAATAAACGAAGACCTCAAAAAAAGAGCCCGGTGAGTCGACTTTACGATAATCCTCTCTATTACGAGATTGCCTTTTCGTTCCGCGACATTGCGAAGGAGGTTGACGTTTTCGAAGAGTGTATACGGCAGTACTCACAAGTACCTGTTAAATCAATACTTGAACTTGCATGCGGACAGGCTCCGCATCTTGGGGAGATTACTAAGAGGAGATACAGGTATACGGGGATTGATATTTCCTCAAAAATGCTTGATTTCGCTCGGAAAAGAATCCTGCAAAATATGAAAGCAGAACTCGTCGAAGCCGACATCCTTGATTTCTCCCTCGATAGGAAGTTCGATTTCGTCTTTATCCTTCTTGGGTCGCTGTATGTCAGAAGCTCTGAAGACATAGACAGCCACTTTGATTGTGTCGGTCGAATTTTAAGAAAAGGCGGTCTCTACTTCCTTGACTGGTGCGTTGAGTTTGATCCTGTAGCATCCAAGAATACCGAAGATACATGGGTAATTGAACATGATGGTATCAAAGTTAAAACTTGCGTTTCGTACGAACCTTTAAGCAATGTCGAGCAGACATTCATTGAAACGATATCCCTCGACGTCAGCGACAAAGGCAAAAGGCTTGTTTTTGAGGATAAATCAGTGCGCAGGGTTATATATCCCGGAGAGTTTTTGAGAATAATTGAAGCGCGCAAGGATTTCGAGTTCATAGGCTGGTGGAACAACTGGGACTTCGAATATCCGTTAAGGGCATGGCCTTCATCTATTCCGATATCCAGGCCTATTACCCTTATCCGCCGCAAGTGA
- a CDS encoding alpha/beta hydrolase, with translation MEMKLEPITRQSNGLSYIYSPEGFWEEGESGKKFWPACDYPKTKKRFVEKDQTIFWVEQEGEGPPLVLVHGGPGVDHRYFHPCLFSLAEKRRLIYYDLRAHGMSPESSPARPHGVMQDADDLDTLRLALGLERIDLLGHSYGGLVILAYAQKRPRNAGSLILASVPLGETEEEIDRRIELAPITKKMQEAGSEDEYDKLYYEFYYHKPPPPDVVRYNKLSMESYNIEKNKALLKSYESDNISLDYKGIFTALAVPVLIIAGKHDLIVNIEAIREVIVCSDIVDFKVYEESGHDPFVDEHERFTSDVSEFLSRTDRDH, from the coding sequence ATGGAAATGAAACTCGAACCAATAACTCGTCAATCAAACGGGTTGAGTTACATTTACTCTCCCGAAGGTTTCTGGGAAGAAGGAGAATCCGGGAAAAAGTTCTGGCCTGCCTGCGATTATCCAAAAACGAAAAAAAGGTTTGTCGAAAAAGACCAAACAATCTTCTGGGTAGAACAAGAGGGGGAGGGACCACCACTTGTTCTTGTCCACGGAGGACCTGGAGTCGATCACAGGTACTTCCATCCTTGCCTCTTTTCCCTTGCCGAAAAACGCAGACTGATCTACTACGATTTGAGGGCACACGGTATGTCACCCGAATCTTCTCCAGCCAGACCGCATGGTGTGATGCAAGATGCGGATGATCTCGATACCTTGAGGCTTGCGCTGGGGCTTGAGCGAATAGACTTGCTCGGTCACTCATATGGCGGACTTGTTATCCTCGCTTATGCCCAGAAGCGCCCCAGAAATGCCGGAAGCCTTATCCTTGCGAGCGTCCCTTTGGGCGAGACCGAAGAGGAGATAGACAGGCGCATTGAATTGGCACCCATTACCAAAAAGATGCAGGAGGCTGGATCCGAGGATGAGTACGACAAGCTCTACTACGAATTTTATTATCACAAACCGCCGCCGCCCGATGTCGTACGCTACAACAAACTTTCGATGGAATCATATAATATCGAAAAGAACAAAGCCCTGCTCAAATCCTATGAGAGCGACAATATCTCTCTCGACTATAAAGGTATCTTTACAGCACTTGCAGTTCCCGTACTAATCATCGCAGGAAAGCATGATTTGATAGTCAATATTGAAGCGATTAGAGAAGTGATTGTTTGCTCCGATATCGTCGACTTCAAGGTATATGAAGAGAGCGGACATGACCCTTTTGTGGACGAACATGAGAGGTTTACGAGTGATGTCAGCGAATTCCTTTCAAGAACTGACCGGGATCATTAA
- a CDS encoding DUF5009 domain-containing protein, with the protein MEEIGRKESQSLVVSLSSVKQRIASLDLLRGLAIFLMVIVNSLFDYTAIPSWLKHAPWNGYTLSDLVAPMFLFSIGISYSLSFNKRMKTQGALRTIFHFILRYVILFCFGFFGEWVVLGKIGWGVLTMIGAVGIYSLAFMFLKPLPRVVLSVIPFITYEILVYFRVPIVLFVDGGLGGPAATVAWGFIVIAASSTGNWIHDKAQKTVTGVLGIQGAVLTALGIGLSFLLPFNKHLVSASYIVFSTGVSALMMLLFYFLADIWKWKIPVLPVIGRNALVIYILSNLLILGLNAVIPLDASLLWVIFGTAAVTGICIGVGFFLDWRKWYIRL; encoded by the coding sequence ATGGAAGAAATAGGGCGAAAAGAATCTCAATCGCTGGTTGTTTCCCTGTCGTCAGTTAAACAAAGAATTGCATCGCTTGATCTTTTGCGGGGGCTTGCCATATTTCTTATGGTTATCGTAAATTCTCTCTTCGATTACACGGCAATTCCCTCATGGCTTAAACACGCTCCATGGAATGGGTACACGCTATCCGACTTAGTCGCACCTATGTTTCTTTTTTCCATCGGAATCTCCTACAGCCTTTCTTTTAACAAGCGAATGAAGACCCAGGGTGCTTTAAGAACAATCTTCCACTTTATCTTGCGCTATGTGATACTTTTCTGTTTCGGGTTCTTCGGTGAGTGGGTGGTTCTAGGTAAGATAGGTTGGGGAGTCCTAACGATGATTGGAGCAGTAGGTATCTACTCTCTCGCGTTTATGTTCTTAAAACCACTTCCTCGTGTCGTACTCAGCGTCATACCCTTCATCACTTACGAGATTCTCGTATACTTCAGAGTTCCTATCGTTTTATTCGTGGATGGAGGGCTTGGCGGGCCGGCAGCTACCGTAGCCTGGGGATTCATCGTCATAGCCGCGTCCTCTACAGGCAACTGGATTCACGATAAAGCTCAGAAAACTGTTACAGGCGTTTTAGGGATCCAGGGGGCGGTACTCACCGCACTTGGTATTGGGCTCTCTTTTCTTTTACCGTTCAACAAGCATCTGGTGTCGGCGTCATACATCGTCTTCTCTACAGGTGTGAGCGCGCTTATGATGCTTTTGTTTTACTTCCTTGCAGACATATGGAAGTGGAAGATACCGGTTCTGCCCGTCATAGGCCGCAACGCGCTCGTCATATACATCCTGAGTAACCTCCTTATCCTCGGCCTTAACGCAGTGATACCTCTCGACGCATCATTACTATGGGTAATCTTCGGGACGGCTGCGGTAACCGGAATATGCATAGGAGTGGGCTTTTTTCTTGACTGGCGTAAATGGTATATACGATTATAA
- a CDS encoding DUF3795 domain-containing protein has product MILALKRGKLKAYARQWKCAPEDLECYGCRSEKVSKFCSECTIRGCARGRGVGFCIDCGDYPCAHFKRLKELSKERPHLRLQPSELERVRTIGSEQWLEYQRKRWSCPECGELFAWYEDKCCKCGRKVKSSVDEVAELGLSEYPLDI; this is encoded by the coding sequence TTGATTCTTGCTCTTAAACGCGGAAAGTTAAAAGCCTACGCAAGGCAGTGGAAGTGCGCTCCCGAGGACCTTGAGTGCTATGGATGCAGATCCGAAAAGGTATCGAAATTCTGTTCAGAATGCACCATACGCGGCTGCGCGAGGGGAAGGGGCGTAGGCTTCTGCATCGATTGCGGAGATTACCCCTGCGCCCACTTCAAGAGACTTAAGGAGCTTTCAAAGGAACGTCCGCATCTGCGGCTGCAGCCTTCTGAACTCGAAAGAGTTCGTACGATAGGCTCAGAGCAATGGCTCGAGTACCAAAGAAAGCGCTGGTCATGCCCCGAATGCGGAGAGCTGTTCGCCTGGTACGAGGATAAGTGCTGTAAATGCGGGAGAAAGGTAAAATCAAGCGTAGATGAAGTAGCGGAACTTGGTCTCTCAGAGTACCCCCTGGACATATAG
- a CDS encoding DUF3795 domain-containing protein: MKERFDAPCGIYCGACFVLMARKRGGLEELASKWNCKPEQLVCYGCKSGQISESCKPCKIRPCAESKGYEFCNQCDEFPCKMTASFPEHKKIKPHLALIFKDLESISEKGKESWLSEQAERWSCKKCGTSFSWYDEVCTKCGSKLYNAKDEAADLDLL; this comes from the coding sequence ATGAAAGAACGTTTTGATGCGCCATGCGGTATTTATTGCGGAGCTTGTTTCGTTCTCATGGCACGCAAGCGCGGCGGTCTTGAAGAATTGGCTAGCAAGTGGAACTGTAAACCGGAGCAGCTCGTATGCTATGGGTGTAAATCAGGACAGATATCAGAATCATGCAAACCTTGCAAGATAAGACCTTGCGCTGAATCCAAAGGCTACGAGTTCTGCAACCAGTGCGATGAGTTTCCATGCAAGATGACAGCCTCATTTCCTGAACACAAAAAAATCAAACCTCACCTTGCCTTGATCTTCAAGGATCTTGAGTCGATAAGCGAGAAAGGGAAAGAAAGCTGGCTTTCAGAACAAGCTGAACGCTGGTCATGCAAGAAATGCGGAACTTCGTTTTCATGGTACGATGAAGTTTGCACTAAGTGCGGGTCAAAACTTTATAACGCTAAGGATGAGGCCGCTGATTTAGATCTTTTATAA